A region from the Helcococcus ovis genome encodes:
- a CDS encoding amino acid ABC transporter ATP-binding protein encodes MLEIKNISKTFNSKVLDNVSFEINKGEIVVIIGPSGSGKSTLLRTMNLLEIPDEGQIYLDGNKISKDTDINQFREKVGMVFQNFNLFSHLTILKNLTLAPVTLKHISEKEANKKALELLDMIGLKDKKESFPNELSGGQKQRIAIIRALMMNPDLILFDEPTSALDPEKVGEVLDLMEHLAKDGMTMAVVTHEMGFAKKVANRIIFVENGKIIEDTKEVKKFFENSENERVKEFLEKIL; translated from the coding sequence ATGTTAGAGATTAAAAATATAAGCAAAACTTTTAATTCAAAAGTTTTAGATAATGTTAGTTTTGAAATTAATAAGGGAGAAATAGTTGTAATAATCGGACCTTCCGGATCTGGGAAGTCTACATTACTTAGAACTATGAATCTTTTAGAGATTCCGGATGAAGGACAAATTTACTTAGATGGAAATAAAATAAGTAAAGATACAGATATTAATCAATTTAGAGAAAAAGTAGGAATGGTTTTTCAAAATTTTAATCTTTTTTCACATTTAACAATATTAAAAAATTTAACCTTAGCACCAGTTACATTAAAGCATATTTCAGAAAAAGAAGCTAATAAAAAAGCCTTGGAACTACTTGATATGATAGGATTAAAGGATAAAAAAGAATCTTTTCCTAATGAATTATCAGGAGGCCAAAAACAAAGAATAGCTATAATACGTGCATTAATGATGAATCCGGATCTTATATTATTTGATGAGCCTACGTCTGCATTAGATCCTGAAAAAGTAGGAGAAGTTTTAGACTTAATGGAACATTTAGCTAAAGATGGTATGACCATGGCGGTAGTAACTCATGAAATGGGATTTGCAAAAAAAGTTGCTAATAGAATTATTTTTGTAGAGAATGGAAAAATCATTGAAGACACTAAGGAAGTAAAGAAATTTTTTGAAAATTCTGAAAATGAAAGAGTTAAGGAATTTTTAGAAAAAATTTTATGA
- a CDS encoding GntR family transcriptional regulator, with the protein MKFEKDRPIYTQLIEDIEQSIISGKFKSGEKLPSIRGYAEKKVVNPNTVQKAYSELERSGYIFSKRGVGYFVNEDIVEINKFKCKYLELQIDEFINKMSNISFSKEEIIEKIKEKL; encoded by the coding sequence ATGAAATTTGAAAAAGATAGACCTATATATACTCAATTAATTGAAGATATAGAACAGAGTATTATTAGTGGGAAATTCAAATCAGGTGAAAAGCTTCCTTCAATTAGAGGATATGCTGAAAAGAAGGTTGTAAATCCAAATACTGTTCAAAAGGCATATTCTGAATTAGAAAGAAGTGGATATATTTTTAGTAAAAGAGGAGTGGGATATTTTGTAAATGAAGATATTGTCGAAATTAATAAATTTAAATGTAAATATTTAGAGTTACAAATTGATGAATTTATTAATAAAATGTCGAATATTTCATTTTCAAAAGAGGAGATAATTGAAAAAATAAAGGAGAAGTTATGA
- a CDS encoding ABC transporter ATP-binding protein, which produces MIKFSNVSKKYKGGTLGLDGLDLEIQNGKVIGILGPNGSGKTTFLKLLNGYLKPTSGEITIFNEKIGPKTKSMVSYLPDMPFIPDDYTILEAKSLWKNFFDDFNENKFDELIEFMKLDQNARISELSKGMNEKFHLTLILSRDAKIYVIDEPISGVDLVSRDVILNAILKNVEKDRILVITTHLVDEMESLFDDVVFLSKGKKILEGNAEQLREEKGKTIAEIFKDIYGVLVY; this is translated from the coding sequence ATGATAAAATTTTCAAATGTTTCAAAAAAATATAAAGGTGGAACTTTAGGGTTAGATGGACTTGACTTAGAGATTCAAAATGGTAAAGTTATCGGTATTTTAGGGCCAAATGGTTCTGGAAAAACTACATTCTTAAAATTGTTGAATGGATATTTGAAACCTACAAGTGGAGAAATTACAATTTTTAATGAAAAAATTGGACCAAAGACTAAATCAATGGTTTCTTATTTACCAGATATGCCTTTTATACCTGATGATTATACAATTTTGGAAGCTAAAAGTTTATGGAAGAATTTCTTTGATGATTTTAATGAAAATAAATTTGATGAACTTATAGAGTTTATGAAATTGGATCAAAATGCCAGAATTTCTGAATTATCTAAAGGAATGAATGAAAAATTTCATTTGACCTTGATATTATCTAGAGATGCTAAGATTTATGTTATAGACGAACCAATATCTGGAGTAGATTTAGTATCTAGAGATGTGATTTTAAATGCAATATTAAAGAATGTAGAAAAAGATAGAATATTAGTAATTACAACTCATTTAGTTGATGAAATGGAATCATTGTTTGATGATGTTGTATTTTTATCAAAAGGAAAAAAGATTTTAGAAGGAAATGCGGAACAATTAAGAGAAGAAAAAGGTAAGACTATAGCGGAGATTTTTAAGGATATTTATGGAGTTTTGGTTTATTAG
- a CDS encoding carbon starvation CstA family protein — translation MILFIIGLIILGLGGYLYGKYCEKVFGPDDRKTPAVTEADGVDYVGMKKWKNELVELLNIAGTGPVLGPIQGILFGPIAFITIPLGCVLAGAMHDYFIGMISMRNKGAQVPKLIQKYIGKGTNKVYNFVNWVLLLLVGVVFIYTPGDLIVKDLLHMDVNSSTIYVVYAVILGYYILATLFPIDKIIGKIYPLFGAMLLLSAIGIFFGIIFTGAGSLNQINGGTFLSKHPLGQSIIPVFFITVSCGILSGFHGSQATLISRTVTNEREGRETFYNMMIGEGFIAMCWAAGAMVVYNELNNVGIPATLMVGNISTRFMGTIGGIFAVAAIIILPITSGDTAFRSLRLMIAEQFSIDQKSPIKRIMLSIAIFIPAIAILIFAKTDKNGFNLLWRYFGFMNQFTAVFALLLISVYLKIKGKKYLIALIPGAFYTFIVSSYILHADLGFSLDSRFGFTGYQISYPVAFVFVLFFIWFVTHVVKSKKDEISKLDK, via the coding sequence ATGATTCTTTTTATTATTGGATTAATCATTTTAGGTTTAGGAGGCTATTTATATGGAAAATATTGTGAAAAAGTTTTCGGACCTGATGATAGAAAAACTCCAGCTGTTACTGAAGCTGATGGAGTTGATTATGTTGGAATGAAAAAATGGAAAAATGAACTTGTTGAATTATTGAACATTGCAGGTACAGGACCTGTATTAGGACCGATTCAAGGGATATTATTTGGACCGATTGCTTTTATTACAATTCCATTGGGATGCGTATTAGCTGGAGCCATGCATGATTATTTTATCGGTATGATTTCAATGAGAAATAAAGGAGCTCAGGTGCCTAAGCTTATTCAAAAATACATAGGTAAAGGAACAAATAAAGTATATAATTTTGTTAATTGGGTTTTACTTTTATTAGTAGGAGTTGTATTTATATATACACCAGGCGATTTAATCGTAAAAGATTTGCTACATATGGATGTAAATTCTAGTACTATTTATGTAGTATATGCTGTTATTTTAGGCTATTATATTTTAGCAACTTTATTTCCAATTGATAAAATTATAGGAAAGATATATCCTTTATTTGGAGCAATGTTATTATTATCAGCTATAGGAATATTTTTTGGTATTATATTTACAGGGGCGGGCTCATTAAATCAAATAAATGGTGGAACATTTTTATCAAAACACCCATTAGGTCAATCAATAATTCCTGTATTTTTCATAACTGTATCTTGTGGTATATTATCAGGATTCCATGGGTCTCAAGCAACTTTGATTTCTAGGACAGTAACAAATGAAAGAGAAGGTAGAGAAACATTTTATAATATGATGATAGGTGAAGGATTTATTGCTATGTGTTGGGCTGCCGGAGCTATGGTTGTTTATAATGAATTAAACAACGTAGGTATTCCTGCTACATTAATGGTTGGTAATATTTCTACAAGATTTATGGGAACTATAGGCGGTATATTTGCAGTAGCTGCAATTATAATTTTACCTATAACAAGTGGAGATACAGCATTTAGATCATTGAGACTTATGATTGCTGAACAATTTTCAATTGACCAAAAATCACCAATTAAGAGAATAATGTTATCTATAGCAATTTTTATACCTGCTATAGCGATTTTAATTTTTGCTAAAACTGATAAAAATGGCTTTAATTTATTGTGGAGATACTTTGGATTTATGAATCAATTTACGGCAGTGTTTGCATTGTTATTAATATCAGTTTATCTAAAAATAAAAGGCAAAAAATATTTAATAGCATTGATACCTGGAGCATTTTATACATTTATTGTATCATCATATATATTACATGCGGATTTAGGATTTTCTTTAGATTCTAGATTTGGATTTACAGGATATCAAATATCTTATCCAGTAGCATTTGTATTTGTATTATTTTTTATTTGGTTTGTAACACATGTTGTTAAAAGTAAAAAAGATGAAATATCAAAATTAGATAAATAA
- a CDS encoding peptidylprolyl isomerase: MKKILILLLCLIFMVGCTKKVENKNFETKSEKTKSELKKGDTKVLNQVEGYQEGNIKAKIKTNMGEMELILFPKVAPKAVENFVKHAKDGYYEGIIFHRVIEGFMIQGGDPTGTGRGGESIWKKSFEDEFDVNYRNFYGALSMANAGPNTNGSQFFIVTAKNNINDNLVGQMKKLGEKGGFPDSVIDAYKNLGGTPHLDAKHTVFGHVVKGMDVAEKISKVERNSSDKPIKDVVIEKITIEE, translated from the coding sequence TTGAAAAAAATATTAATTTTATTATTATGTCTAATATTTATGGTGGGCTGTACGAAAAAAGTAGAAAATAAAAATTTTGAAACAAAATCTGAAAAAACTAAATCTGAATTAAAAAAAGGAGATACTAAAGTGTTAAATCAAGTAGAAGGATATCAAGAAGGTAATATAAAAGCTAAAATTAAAACAAATATGGGAGAAATGGAATTGATATTATTTCCTAAAGTTGCCCCAAAAGCTGTAGAAAATTTTGTAAAACATGCTAAAGATGGATATTATGAAGGAATAATTTTCCATAGAGTTATCGAAGGATTTATGATACAAGGTGGAGATCCTACAGGAACAGGTAGAGGTGGAGAAAGCATTTGGAAAAAATCTTTTGAAGATGAATTTGATGTAAATTACAGAAACTTCTATGGTGCCTTATCAATGGCGAATGCTGGCCCAAATACAAACGGTTCTCAATTTTTTATAGTAACGGCTAAAAATAATATAAATGATAATTTAGTCGGACAAATGAAAAAATTGGGAGAAAAAGGAGGGTTCCCAGATTCTGTAATTGATGCTTATAAAAATTTGGGAGGGACACCTCATTTAGATGCAAAGCATACTGTTTTTGGTCATGTAGTTAAAGGAATGGATGTAGCTGAAAAGATCTCAAAAGTAGAGAGAAATTCATCTGATAAACCTATTAAAGATGTCGTTATAGAAAAAATAACAATAGAAGAATAG
- a CDS encoding Y-family DNA polymerase — MKQKVYIAIDLKSFYASVECVERGLDPLTTNLVVADSTKTEKTICLAVTPSLKKLGLSGRARMFEVVQKVREANRLRKKNINWRNFVDKSVDDRELRINPYLSIDYIAAPPRMAYYIEYSTKIFEIYLKYIAEEDIHVYSIDEVFLDVTNYLKYSKKTPREFAKTIILDILKSTGITATAGIGSNLYLAKVAMDIRAKHIDADNDGVRIAELDEYSYRKYLWHHKPITDFWRIGVGYANRLKNIGLFTMGDIAKCSLGAENEFHNIKLLFDTFGINAELLVDHAWGYEPVTIKDIKSYKPEHRSISMGQVMTRPYTYQESIIIIKEMLDLISINLIEQNFTTNHLTINIEYDIENIEKGYKGVISIDRYGRKKPFNCRFSVKLGKYTRSTRLMIKKVLEVYKEKVNKSLTIRKFNISADDLKSFDDIKNNEDVQINFLSEDSFELQVNSIDIEKKLISKEENLQKTAIDIKNKFGKNAILKAINLEESSTLIERNKSIGGHKA; from the coding sequence ATGAAACAAAAAGTTTATATAGCGATAGATTTAAAATCTTTTTATGCCTCGGTGGAGTGTGTAGAAAGAGGATTGGATCCATTAACTACAAATTTAGTAGTGGCTGATTCAACAAAAACTGAAAAGACAATATGTTTGGCTGTGACACCTTCTTTAAAAAAATTAGGATTATCTGGTAGAGCAAGAATGTTTGAAGTAGTTCAAAAAGTAAGGGAAGCTAATAGATTACGAAAAAAAAATATAAATTGGAGAAATTTTGTTGATAAATCTGTAGATGATCGAGAATTAAGGATTAATCCATATCTAAGCATAGATTATATAGCAGCGCCACCAAGAATGGCTTATTATATAGAATATAGCACTAAAATATTTGAAATATATTTGAAATATATTGCTGAAGAGGATATTCATGTTTACTCAATAGACGAAGTTTTTTTAGATGTAACAAATTATTTAAAATATTCAAAAAAAACACCAAGAGAATTTGCTAAAACAATAATATTAGATATATTAAAATCTACCGGAATAACTGCAACTGCGGGAATAGGTAGTAATTTATATCTTGCAAAGGTTGCTATGGATATAAGAGCAAAGCATATAGATGCAGATAATGATGGAGTAAGGATTGCTGAACTTGATGAATATTCATATAGAAAATATTTGTGGCACCATAAACCTATAACCGATTTTTGGAGAATAGGTGTAGGATATGCAAATAGATTGAAAAATATTGGATTGTTTACTATGGGAGATATAGCAAAATGTTCATTAGGGGCAGAAAATGAATTCCATAATATAAAATTATTATTTGATACGTTTGGGATAAATGCTGAATTACTAGTAGATCATGCTTGGGGATATGAACCTGTAACAATAAAGGATATAAAATCATATAAACCAGAACATAGAAGTATATCTATGGGACAAGTTATGACCAGACCGTACACTTATCAAGAAAGTATAATAATTATTAAAGAAATGTTGGATTTAATTTCTATAAATTTAATAGAACAAAATTTTACAACTAATCATCTTACTATAAATATCGAATACGATATAGAAAATATAGAAAAAGGATATAAAGGGGTCATTTCAATAGATCGATATGGAAGAAAAAAACCATTTAATTGTAGATTTTCAGTTAAATTAGGTAAATACACCAGATCTACAAGATTAATGATAAAAAAAGTTTTAGAAGTATATAAAGAAAAAGTTAATAAAAGCTTAACGATCAGAAAATTTAATATTTCAGCAGATGATTTAAAATCTTTTGATGATATTAAAAATAATGAAGATGTTCAGATTAATTTTTTGTCTGAAGATAGCTTTGAATTGCAGGTAAATAGTATAGACATTGAAAAAAAATTAATATCAAAAGAAGAAAATTTACAAAAAACGGCAATTGATATAAAAAATAAATTTGGTAAAAATGCAATTTTAAAGGCAATAAATTTAGAAGAGAGTTCTACATTAATCGAAAGAAATAAATCTATTGGTGGACATAAAGCATAG
- a CDS encoding class II SORL domain-containing protein, with protein sequence MEYLKDTVQVGDWKGEKHVPSIMVLSSDKNEVMVKVRVGEEIAHPNTFEHHIGWIKLYYLPEGAKLPVQVADVNFTAHGEGNSLTDPQAVVAFKAEKNGKLLAQSYCNIHGLWENEAELVLG encoded by the coding sequence ATGGAATATTTAAAAGATACAGTTCAAGTTGGAGATTGGAAAGGTGAAAAACACGTTCCATCAATTATGGTTTTATCATCAGATAAAAATGAAGTAATGGTGAAAGTAAGAGTTGGTGAAGAAATTGCTCATCCAAATACTTTTGAACACCACATCGGTTGGATTAAATTATATTATTTACCAGAGGGAGCTAAATTACCTGTTCAAGTTGCTGATGTAAACTTTACAGCTCATGGAGAGGGAAATTCATTAACAGATCCTCAAGCTGTAGTAGCATTTAAGGCGGAAAAAAATGGTAAATTATTAGCACAAAGTTATTGTAATATTCACGGATTGTGGGAAAATGAAGCTGAATTAGTTTTAGGATAA
- a CDS encoding CidA/LrgA family protein — MKNLKGIFIIFTCMFLGGIIRGIVPVPIPDVVYGMLVLTVLLILKIVKVKDVEDTSDMLLAHLGLLFVPLSVSLMTKFDLLGPNLLKILLILFVTTFITMGVTAKVVEMVQKIGGIK; from the coding sequence ATGAAAAATTTAAAAGGAATATTTATTATTTTTACTTGTATGTTTTTGGGAGGAATTATTAGGGGAATTGTCCCGGTGCCTATTCCTGATGTTGTATATGGTATGTTAGTTTTAACTGTATTATTAATTTTGAAAATTGTGAAGGTTAAAGATGTTGAAGATACATCTGATATGTTATTAGCTCATTTAGGATTATTATTTGTTCCTCTTTCTGTATCTTTAATGACTAAATTTGATTTATTAGGTCCAAATTTATTAAAAATATTATTAATTTTATTTGTTACAACATTTATAACTATGGGGGTAACTGCAAAAGTAGTTGAAATGGTACAAAAAATTGGAGGTATAAAATGA
- a CDS encoding LrgB family protein: MMDLVQSFSKLPAFGIFITVGIYIIALKISEKTKIAILNPLLVTSTVVVLFLLILGIKYDDYNKGGIYITFLIGPSTIALVVNLYKNLDLLKRNFLAIFIGVIAGVITAIVSVFLMTKLVGLEGDLRISLVPKSLTTAIGVSISEEFGGIASITVFAIILTGIIGAVISPFVFKVFRIRDRVAKGIGLGTASHAVGTSKAIQMGEVEGAMSGLSIALAGFISVILIPIFISIFK; the protein is encoded by the coding sequence ATGATGGATTTAGTACAATCTTTTTCTAAATTACCTGCTTTTGGGATATTTATAACGGTAGGAATTTATATTATAGCATTAAAAATTAGTGAAAAAACTAAAATAGCAATATTAAATCCTTTGTTAGTTACTTCAACAGTTGTTGTTTTATTTTTATTGATTTTAGGTATAAAATATGATGATTATAACAAAGGTGGTATTTACATTACATTTTTAATTGGTCCATCTACAATTGCCTTAGTAGTTAATTTATATAAAAATTTAGATTTGCTAAAAAGAAATTTTTTAGCAATATTTATAGGAGTAATAGCCGGGGTTATAACAGCTATTGTTTCTGTGTTTTTAATGACTAAGCTTGTTGGTTTGGAAGGAGATTTAAGGATTTCTTTAGTGCCTAAATCCTTAACCACAGCTATAGGTGTTTCAATTTCTGAAGAATTTGGAGGTATTGCTTCTATAACGGTTTTTGCAATAATTCTTACTGGTATAATAGGAGCGGTTATTTCACCATTTGTATTTAAGGTATTTAGAATAAGAGATAGGGTTGCAAAAGGAATAGGGTTAGGTACTGCCTCTCATGCTGTAGGCACATCAAAAGCTATACAAATGGGAGAAGTAGAAGGAGCTATGAGTGGTCTTTCTATTGCTTTAGCAGGATTTATATCAGTAATATTAATTCCGATTTTTATAAGTATATTTAAATAG
- the thiT gene encoding energy-coupled thiamine transporter ThiT, protein MNKNKFFNTQMIVEAGIMLALSVILAQFKLYKMPQGGSISLKLLPLMIFAIRWGAPAGMIVGAIFGVITLIIKPEIVHPIQVILDYPLPSSLMGIAGLTYLNNKSEFKGYIPFIILSYLLRLVVHFLSGIIYFAQYTPKGMSPVYYSFIYNITYLGPELLIFLVFMGLFWKYLTTILKKQM, encoded by the coding sequence ATGAATAAAAACAAATTTTTTAATACTCAAATGATTGTTGAAGCTGGCATAATGTTAGCTTTATCAGTTATTTTAGCACAATTTAAGCTATATAAAATGCCTCAAGGAGGCAGCATTTCATTAAAATTATTACCCCTAATGATTTTTGCTATCAGATGGGGAGCCCCAGCAGGAATGATTGTTGGTGCAATATTTGGTGTAATAACACTCATTATAAAACCTGAAATAGTTCATCCTATTCAAGTAATTTTAGATTATCCATTACCAAGTTCATTAATGGGTATTGCAGGTTTAACATATCTAAATAATAAATCTGAATTTAAGGGATATATACCATTTATAATTTTGTCATATTTACTGAGATTAGTTGTACATTTTCTTTCCGGAATAATATATTTTGCACAATATACCCCTAAAGGGATGTCGCCTGTATATTATTCGTTTATATATAATATAACCTACTTAGGCCCGGAATTACTAATATTCCTTGTTTTTATGGGATTATTCTGGAAATATTTAACAACTATACTAAAAAAACAAATGTAA
- a CDS encoding CarD family transcriptional regulator, giving the protein MYNIGDKIVYSIHGAGTIEDIQEIEILGNTEMFYILRFPINDITISVPVTESEKIRPVITKEEGKAVMEILRSDVTEMSQNWGKRFRDNLEHIKTGNIFEIADIVRNLSILSQKKGLSASENKMLINAKRVMVSELVIVGSMTKEEAMAMIDDAITLEQENI; this is encoded by the coding sequence ATGTATAATATTGGTGACAAAATAGTTTATTCTATACACGGAGCAGGTACAATTGAAGATATTCAAGAAATTGAAATTTTAGGTAATACAGAAATGTTTTATATTTTAAGGTTTCCTATTAATGATATTACTATTTCAGTTCCGGTTACAGAAAGTGAAAAAATTCGCCCTGTAATTACAAAAGAAGAAGGAAAAGCTGTAATGGAAATATTAAGATCTGATGTTACTGAAATGTCTCAAAATTGGGGAAAGAGATTTAGAGATAATCTAGAACATATAAAGACAGGAAATATATTTGAAATAGCTGATATTGTTAGAAATTTAAGTATTTTGAGTCAAAAAAAGGGATTATCTGCATCTGAAAATAAAATGTTAATAAATGCTAAGAGAGTTATGGTATCTGAGCTGGTGATAGTTGGATCTATGACTAAAGAAGAAGCTATGGCAATGATAGATGATGCAATTACTTTAGAACAGGAGAATATATGA
- a CDS encoding PIN/TRAM domain-containing protein: MIKKIIRIVISLLGIPLGYGISKLLLENMFVFNNNFVKYSFNGILIVLMTILFYLITPYFITKIEKMFDRLEGLLIKEPKEALIIGFVGIIFGIIIAFLLSLPISMLALTGIFEIIKIIVAIIIYLTFASLGYRFSLKYKDDILKLFKRKNSSEDFEKRYLSKKSKSLQTIVSDKVVDTSVLIDGRIKQIVETGFIEGDLIVPNFVLQELQLIADSADDLKRERGRRGLDIVNDLRNSKKINFRTTAKNYEDTKEVDIKLLKYANETGASVLTNDFNLNKLAVIQNIKVLNINDLANSVKTVVLPGEKMIVNIIKEGKEKNQGLAYLDDGTMIVVEEGKGLIGQQVEVVVSTVLQTAAGKMIFTKIINS; this comes from the coding sequence ATGATAAAAAAAATTATTAGAATAGTCATATCACTTCTAGGTATTCCTCTAGGATATGGTATTTCTAAATTATTATTAGAAAATATGTTTGTTTTTAATAATAATTTTGTGAAGTATTCTTTTAATGGGATACTCATAGTTTTGATGACTATTTTATTTTATTTAATAACACCTTATTTTATAACTAAAATAGAAAAAATGTTTGATAGATTAGAAGGGCTACTTATTAAAGAACCTAAGGAAGCATTGATAATTGGTTTTGTTGGAATTATTTTTGGAATTATTATTGCGTTTTTATTAAGTTTACCGATTTCAATGTTAGCATTAACAGGGATATTTGAAATTATAAAAATAATTGTAGCAATAATAATTTATTTAACATTTGCAAGTTTAGGGTATAGATTTTCATTAAAATATAAAGATGATATTTTGAAATTATTTAAGAGAAAAAATTCAAGTGAAGATTTTGAAAAAAGATATTTATCAAAAAAGTCAAAAAGTTTACAAACAATTGTTTCCGATAAAGTTGTAGATACATCTGTTTTAATTGATGGTAGAATTAAACAAATTGTTGAAACGGGATTTATAGAAGGAGATTTAATAGTACCTAATTTTGTGCTTCAAGAATTACAATTAATAGCTGATTCGGCAGATGACTTAAAAAGAGAACGTGGAAGAAGAGGACTGGATATTGTAAATGATCTTAGAAATTCTAAAAAAATAAACTTTAGAACAACAGCGAAAAATTATGAGGACACAAAAGAAGTAGATATTAAATTATTGAAATATGCTAATGAAACAGGGGCATCAGTACTAACTAATGACTTTAATTTAAATAAATTGGCAGTAATACAAAATATTAAAGTGTTAAATATTAATGATTTAGCTAATTCTGTAAAGACTGTTGTATTGCCTGGTGAAAAAATGATAGTAAATATTATTAAAGAAGGTAAAGAAAAAAATCAAGGATTGGCATATTTGGATGATGGAACCATGATAGTTGTAGAAGAAGGGAAAGGCTTAATTGGACAACAAGTTGAAGTTGTAGTTTCAACAGTTTTACAAACAGCTGCCGGAAAAATGATATTTACTAAAATTATAAATAGTTAA
- a CDS encoding DUF1002 domain-containing protein, translating to MKKGVIRFIALVLAILMLVGIVSTIFTAHAASMPDEVYGYGAGLNKKEVEDTAKLLGIRDLNITQVPIKGIDTSKYLGIQSTDDEMISSVYVKKNNNKNITVEVTTPLSIQKVTSIQYSNAAITAGLENVDIKVAAITAVTGESALAGVYKVFEQSGIAIDRQKTKVANKEIEVVNKVSDEHKGKKGFSKDKLNKVVIDVKQKLLEEKKSGKDLSNEKIKNIVENSVKNGDLNQIINNVNIENLTLYFKDFINIDNLNINVVQEQLNNLVKNIPNIANKELDNAKKFLNTEEGKNFLNNVKDNLTKENLKKIADGVKNALDSEQFENALNSVKDNLNTKKLTEMIDGVKKNISNDGVGFLSRVLNGIGNFFKSLVNSLKSLF from the coding sequence TTGAAAAAAGGAGTAATTAGATTTATAGCATTAGTGCTAGCTATATTAATGTTAGTAGGGATTGTAAGTACTATATTTACAGCACATGCGGCTTCTATGCCTGATGAAGTATATGGATATGGTGCAGGATTAAATAAAAAAGAAGTAGAAGATACTGCAAAATTATTAGGAATTAGGGATTTAAATATTACTCAAGTACCTATAAAAGGAATAGATACTTCGAAATATTTGGGAATACAATCAACTGATGATGAAATGATTTCATCAGTTTATGTAAAAAAAAATAATAATAAAAATATAACTGTAGAAGTTACAACACCACTTTCAATACAAAAAGTTACATCTATTCAATATTCAAATGCTGCAATTACGGCCGGATTAGAAAATGTAGATATAAAGGTTGCTGCTATAACTGCTGTTACAGGAGAATCAGCTTTAGCTGGAGTATATAAAGTTTTTGAACAATCAGGGATTGCAATAGATAGGCAAAAAACAAAAGTTGCAAATAAAGAAATTGAAGTTGTAAATAAAGTTTCAGATGAACATAAAGGGAAAAAGGGTTTTTCTAAAGATAAACTAAATAAAGTTGTTATTGACGTAAAACAAAAGTTATTAGAAGAAAAAAAATCCGGAAAAGATTTATCTAATGAAAAAATAAAAAATATTGTTGAAAATTCTGTGAAAAATGGTGATTTAAATCAAATTATAAATAATGTAAATATTGAAAATTTAACATTGTATTTTAAGGATTTTATTAATATTGATAATTTAAATATAAATGTGGTTCAAGAGCAATTAAATAATTTAGTGAAGAATATACCAAATATAGCAAATAAAGAATTGGACAACGCTAAAAAATTCTTAAATACTGAAGAAGGAAAGAATTTTTTAAATAATGTCAAAGATAATCTTACAAAAGAAAATTTAAAAAAAATAGCAGACGGCGTTAAAAATGCTTTAGATTCAGAACAATTTGAAAATGCGTTAAACTCTGTTAAAGATAATTTGAATACAAAGAAGTTAACAGAAATGATAGATGGAGTTAAGAAAAATATTTCTAATGATGGGGTCGGATTTTTATCAAGAGTATTAAATGGTATTGGAAATTTTTTCAAATCATTGGTTAATTCATTAAAAAGTTTATTTTAA